In Gossypium arboreum isolate Shixiya-1 chromosome 5, ASM2569848v2, whole genome shotgun sequence, a single genomic region encodes these proteins:
- the LOC108451969 gene encoding uncharacterized protein LOC108451969, with product MRSTEDKGYYEISSSSGISFEFHKGNGATNRGSHHRTGGFGKPTPSKWDDAQKWLVGLSRGRNKGQPETTPRNSNADDRRLIAPVPQKEQDCSSSEGEGSAAEETNGSAMAATAVAAVPSEYQDETKQVDCDESIWRINYKPANQNSTLVVRSVCVRDMGTEMTPAASQEPSRTATPIRAMSPSARNPTPITSGSSTPVRCRYGQACAESHQAGTTTSTDAKGEHETNGAARGNGSNGLHEQEPRIHENNNSDQVSKQNTLETRAMAWDEAERAKYMARYKREEVKIQAWENHEKRKAEMEMKKMEVNAERLKARAKEKCAYKLAATRRIAEEKRANAESKLNEKAMRTSERRDYIRRTGHLPSSFSFKLPPRCW from the exons ATGAGATCAACTGAAGATAAAGGATACTATGAGATTTCAAGCAGCAGTGGCATTAGTTTTGAGTTTCATAAAGGGAATGGGGCTACCAATCGTGGTTCTCATCATCGAACAGGTGGCTTTGGCAAACCAACACCTTCAAAATGGGATGATGCGCAGAAATGGCTGGTGGGGCTGTCAAGAGGTAGAAACAAGGGCCAACCCGAAACCACACCTCGAAACTCCAATGCTGATGACCGAAGATTGATAGCACCTGTTCCACAAAAAGAACAAGATTGTTCAAGCAGTGAAGGTGAAGGTTCAGCAGCAGAAGAAACAAATGGATCGGCAATGGCTGCCACTGCTGTTGCAGCAGTGCCATCTGAATACCAAGATGAAACAAAACAGGTGGATTGCGATGAGTCAATTTGGCGAATCAATTACAAGCCTGCAAATCAGAACTCAACATTAGTTGTTAGATCAGTATGTGTGAGAGATATGGGGACTGAGATGACCCCTGCTGCAAGCCAAGAGCCATCAAGAACGGCAACACCGATACGAGCCATGAGTCCTTCAGCAAGGAATCCTACTCCTATCACTTCGGGATCTTCCACACCGGTCCGTTGCCGCTATGGTCAAGCCTGTGCTGAGAGCCATCAAGCAGGTACAACAACATCAACTGATGCCAAGGGTGAACATGAAACTAATGGAGCTGCCAGGGGAAATGGATCAAATGGACTGCATGAACAAGAACCCAGGATACATGAAAACAATAATTCAGATCAAGTTAGCAAGCAAAATACACTAGAAACTCGAGCAATGGCTTGGGATGAGGCTGAACGTGCCAAATATATGGCAAG GTATAAGCGTGAAGAAGTGAAGATACAGGCCTGGGAAAATCATGAGAAGAGAAAGGCAGAAATGGAGATGAAGAAAATGGAG GTGAATGCTGAGAGATTGAAAGCACGTGCAAAAGAAAAGTGTGCATACAAACTAGCGGCAACAAGGAGAATAGCTGAAGAGAAGCGAGCAAATGCAGAATCAAAACTAAATGAAAAGGCAATGAGGACTTCAGAAAGGAGGGATTACATAAGGAGAACCGGTCACTTGCCTTCTTCTTTCTCTTTCAAGTTGCCTCCCCGTTGTTGGTAG